The following proteins are encoded in a genomic region of Channa argus isolate prfri chromosome 3, Channa argus male v1.0, whole genome shotgun sequence:
- the LOC137123309 gene encoding perilipin-2-like isoform X1, with protein MNQRVAGVQNMPSNNNQKGPSAAARLAKLPVVHSACSKLLVLYADTTCSHPNLKSVCEVLENKVTALGSAACDRVSPVMAKLQPQISIANDVACKGLDWLETRFPVLHSPIEEVVATAKTKMHGIQDAVSIAAIGTMGVVQHTVTLLMERTQQADDGTNQSLVKRAIDVAIVGMDSALNMSEALVDHMLPPTEEDKAEEATHIVVFEATTLRSYPVRLVSLAAKLCRRSCHVVWAKIHSVEVTAIVLRSSSLVPDLQTTCLTLAWSIQRLPQYLQHQVVSVFFFISQMYNLHYPPSEQNQSRQVRSHLNTADSSSPKDVVEAHPQGISVCRLRPTKMSAFENGCTVKGYMRR; from the exons ATGAACCAGCGTGTTGCAGG GGTACAAAACATGCCGTCGAACAACAACCAG AAAGGACCCAGTGCAGCTGCCCGACTGGCCAAGCTGCCCGTGGTTCACTCGGCTTGTAGCAAGCTGTTGGTCTTATACGCTGACACTACATGCAGCCATCCCAACCTGAAGTCAGTGTGTGAGGTGCTGGAGAACAAAGTGACAGCTTTAGGCTCTGCAGCCTGTGACCGAGTTTCCCCTGTGATGGCTAAGCTGCAGCCCCAGA TTTCCATTGCAAATGATGTTGCATGTAAAGGACTGGATTGGCTGGAGACTAGATTCCCTGTGCTTCACTCACCCATAGAGGAG GTTGTTGCTACTGCCAAGACCAAGATGCATGGGATCCAGGATGCTGTGAGCATCGCAGCTATTGGAACCATGGGTGTAGTACAGCACACGGTCACCCTGTTGATGGAGAGGACTCAGCAGGCTGATGATGGCACTAATCAGTCCCTCGTGAAGAGAGCCATCGATGTAGCCATTGTGGGAATGGACTCTGCTCTAAACATGTCAGAGGCTCTGGTGGATCATATGCTTCCTCCCACTGAGGAAGATAAAG CAGAAGAAGCCACACACATAGTTGTCTTCGAGGCCACTACACTCAGAAGTTACCCCGTGCGACTCGTTTCACTCGCTGCCAAACTGTGTAGAAGAAGTTGCCATGTGGTTTGGGCCAAGATCCATTCTGTTGAG GTTACAGCAATTGTGTTGAGGTCTTCATCTCTGGTTCCGGACCTCCAGACTACCTGCTTGACCTTAGCCTGGAGCATCCAGCGTTTGCCCCAGTATCTGCAGCATCAGGTTGTGTCTGTATTCTTCTTTATCTCCCAGATGTACAACTTGCACTACCCACCATCTGAACAGAACCAGTCCCGTCAAGTCAGAAGTCATTTGAATACAGCAGATTCCTCATCTCCCAAGGATGTAGTTGAAGCCCATCCTCAGGGAATTTCAGTCTGCCGACTGAGGCCTACGAAAATGTCTGCATTTGAAAATGGGTGTACTGTTAAAGGATATATGCGCCGCTGA
- the LOC137123309 gene encoding perilipin-2-like isoform X2: MNQRVAGVQNMPSNNNQKGPSAAARLAKLPVVHSACSKLLVLYADTTCSHPNLKSVCEVLENKVTALGSAACDRVSPVMAKLQPQISIANDVACKGLDWLETRFPVLHSPIEEVVATAKTKMHGIQDAVSIAAIGTMGVVQHTVTLLMERTQQADDGTNQSLVKRAIDVAIVGMDSALNMSEALVDHMLPPTEEDKAEEATHIVVFEATTLRSYPVRLVSLAAKLCRRSCHVVWAKIHSVEVCCYSNCVEVFISGSGPPDYLLDLSLEHPAFAPVSAASGCVCILLYLPDVQLALPTI, encoded by the exons ATGAACCAGCGTGTTGCAGG GGTACAAAACATGCCGTCGAACAACAACCAG AAAGGACCCAGTGCAGCTGCCCGACTGGCCAAGCTGCCCGTGGTTCACTCGGCTTGTAGCAAGCTGTTGGTCTTATACGCTGACACTACATGCAGCCATCCCAACCTGAAGTCAGTGTGTGAGGTGCTGGAGAACAAAGTGACAGCTTTAGGCTCTGCAGCCTGTGACCGAGTTTCCCCTGTGATGGCTAAGCTGCAGCCCCAGA TTTCCATTGCAAATGATGTTGCATGTAAAGGACTGGATTGGCTGGAGACTAGATTCCCTGTGCTTCACTCACCCATAGAGGAG GTTGTTGCTACTGCCAAGACCAAGATGCATGGGATCCAGGATGCTGTGAGCATCGCAGCTATTGGAACCATGGGTGTAGTACAGCACACGGTCACCCTGTTGATGGAGAGGACTCAGCAGGCTGATGATGGCACTAATCAGTCCCTCGTGAAGAGAGCCATCGATGTAGCCATTGTGGGAATGGACTCTGCTCTAAACATGTCAGAGGCTCTGGTGGATCATATGCTTCCTCCCACTGAGGAAGATAAAG CAGAAGAAGCCACACACATAGTTGTCTTCGAGGCCACTACACTCAGAAGTTACCCCGTGCGACTCGTTTCACTCGCTGCCAAACTGTGTAGAAGAAGTTGCCATGTGGTTTGGGCCAAGATCCATTCTGTTGAGGTGTGCT GTTACAGCAATTGTGTTGAGGTCTTCATCTCTGGTTCCGGACCTCCAGACTACCTGCTTGACCTTAGCCTGGAGCATCCAGCGTTTGCCCCAGTATCTGCAGCATCAGGTTGTGTCTGTATTCTTCTTTATCTCCCAGATGTACAACTTGCACTACCCACCATCTGA